A window of the Hordeum vulgare subsp. vulgare chromosome 5H, MorexV3_pseudomolecules_assembly, whole genome shotgun sequence genome harbors these coding sequences:
- the LOC123452051 gene encoding 28 kDa ribonucleoprotein, chloroplastic-like, translated as MAMASSTTASIAAASLRALAGASPAPLPKPFLVLLSPALPRRLGLGLRAARPRGPLAPLAASDSFETSAAVDVAEPEDEALEAVAEEEPAVAVAEEEFDVAAEEEVGEYVEPPEEAKVYVGNLPYDVDSERLAQLFEQAGVVEVSEVIYNRETDQSRGFGFVTMSTIEEAEKAVEMFHRYDVNGRLLTVNKAAPRGARVERPPRDSGSSFRIYVGNLPWQVDDSRLVELFSEHGKVVDARVVYDRDTGRSRGFGFVTMASQEELDDAIAALDGQSLEGRALRVNVAEERPPRRF; from the exons ATGGCGATGGcgtcctccaccaccgcctccaTCGCCGCGGCGTCCCTCCGCGCGCTCGCCGGCGCCTCCCCGGCCCCGCTCCCGAAGCCGTTCCTCGTGCTGCTCTCCCCGGCCCTCCCACGCCGCCTCGGCCTCGGCCTCCGCGCCGCCCGCCCGCGCGGCCCGCTCGCGCCGCTCGCCGCCTCCGACTCCTTCGAGACCTCCGCGGCCGTCGACGTCGCCGAGCCGGAGGACGAGGCCCTCGAGGCcgtcgcggaggaggagcccgccGTGGCCGTGGCCGAGGAGGAGTTTGACGTGGCGGCCGAGGAGGAGGTCGGGGAGTACGTGGAGCCGCCGGAGGAGGCCAAGGTGTACGTCGGCAACCTGCCCTACGACGTCGACAGCGAGCGCCTCGCGCAGCTCTTCGAGCAGGCCGGCGTCGTCGAGGTCTCCGAG GTCATTTACAACCGAGAAACCGACCAGAGCCGTGGATTCGGGTTTGTCACCATGAGTACCATTGAGGAGGCTGAGAAGGCTGTAGAGATGTTCCATCGCTAC GATGTGAATGGGAGGCTGTTGACTGTAAACAAGGCAGCTCCTAGAGGCGCCCGGGTGGAAAGGCCTCCCCGTGATTCCGGGTCTTCATTCAGGATCTATGTGGGCAACCTGCCATGGCAAGTGGACGACTCTAGGTTGGTGGAGCTGTTCAGCGAGCATGGCAAAGTGGTCGATGCCAGGGTCGTCTACGACAGAGACACTGGGCGCTCACGAGGCTTCGGTTTCGTGACAATGGCGTCGCAGGAGGAACTGGATGACGCCATCGCTGCCCTCGATGGACAG AGCTTGGAGGGGCGTGCCCTAAGGGTCAACGTCGCGGAGGAGCGGCCACCGAGGAGGTTCTAA